Below is a genomic region from Rhodohalobacter sp. 614A.
AAAAGACTGTCATTCAGAAGGAGGGGAGCGACTGAAGAATCTCGTAACGTAAGCTTCAGCTTTAATCAACGAGACCTTCTCATCTTCTGTTGGTTTGATGGTGTGAAATCCAGCAAGATTTGATAGCGCGAGCGTCTCGTTCGTGTTTACCGATTTGTGGCACAAGCGAAACGTTACACCATTTTTCTTCTATAATTCCAGAATCGATTCCTCTACAATCGCATAAACCTGCTCATCCTCTTCCGGTTTGATGGTATGCAAGCCTGTAAACTCACCAAACGCGGGTAGTAAAATTTTCTCATCAGAAAAAAGAAAACAGGGAAATCGTAACGATTGCCGGCCCTTTCCCTTTATAGAAATTCCGGGATGAATATGTCCGGCAACGACAGTGGTTGATGGCTTTAAGCCACTCAATTCTTGCGGATCATGCACAAAAAGAAAGTCATTGATTTCGAGTTTTTCATGAACGGTGATGTTTGCCGATTCATAAAAAGATTGGTGAAGGAGATCGTGGTTTCCAGTCACAAGTTGAATATCGAGAGTGCCAAAACCTTCCAGCCAAGCTTCAAACTCCAGCCATTCGCGATTGGCTTTGCTGTGGAATAAATCCCCCAAAATTAAAAGTCCATCCGGCTGAAGGCTTTCAATCAGGTTTCCAAGGCGACTCAATGTCTTTGCATTTATACCAGCCGGTGCTGCAATTCCTGATTTTCGAAAATGACCCGATTTTCCGATGTGAAGATCGGTGATGATCAGTGTTTTTCGATTCTTCCAAAAAACAGCCTTTTCGGGCAGTAATTCCCAGGTTTGGTTTTGGACAATTTTTGTGATTGAAGATGACATCAAAGTTCAAATTATAAAAAATTACGTCAGTCTGAGCGCAGTTCCATTCAGTTTTTTGAATGGAACGAAGTCGAAGATAATTCATTGGGAGGATACGAATCCAGAGATACATTTCGACTTCATATCAAAGGAAGAGCACTTTCGAAATTGCGCTCAATGTGACGACTCAGAAACTTTATTCCTCCTCCAACTGCTTCTGCATTTTTTTGACGCGGTCAATCAGCTTTTCGGAAGATAACTTCTCGCGCAGGCGATCTACAAATATCGGGAATGCGAATGGAGAAAACCGGTCCACGTGATTCAGAACAACTTCTTGCTTTCTGATTCGCTGTAAAGCCTGGCGCAATCGTGCTTCATCCAACTGGTGTTGGAGCACTTCATCATGAGCTTGCTGCAAAAGTAGATTACCGGGTTCGTGTTCGGAAAACACATCAAAGAAAAGCCCGGATGACATCTGTAAATGACGGCTTTTTTTTTGATTTCCGGGATATCCGGGAAAAATCAATCCCGCAATTTGACTGATTCCCCGAAATCTCCGTTTCGCAAGTTCAGTACTGTTCAGGCTTCCGCGAATATCGCGGACAAGATTTTCCTCAGAAAACAAATCATGTTTTAATGCTTCTTCAATGGGGATATCCTGATCAGATAACAACTCAAATCCGTAATCATTCATGGCAATGGAAAATGTGATCGGCATCCGTTTGGAAATTCGATGCGCCACCAAAGCCGACATTCCTTCATGGACATATCGTCCCTCAAACGGAAAGAAGAAGCAGTGGCAGCCTTCTTTGGAATAGGATTTTTCAATCAAAAATTGATCGTTTCCGGGAAGAATAGATCGCTTTCTCTGGATATCAAAAATGGGTTCGATGGTTTTTAGATCAATGCTGTCATGCATTTCATTCACCGCATCCTGAAGTTTGCGTCGGAGTAGTTCGGACATATTGGACGAAAGCGACATCCGTCCCCCAAGCCATGCCGGAACACGACTACTTGAGCCGGTCGTTTTACGAACATATGCCGTCAAATCTTTTACGCGAACCAGTTCCAGATTTCGTCCCGCAAACCAAAACGCATCACCTACATTCAACTGCGATATGAACCACTCCTCAATTCGTCCAAGCGATGCTCCTTTCAGGTATTTTACACGCATCATGGTATCACTTTCGATGGTGCCGATACTCATCCGGTGACGTTGGGCAATCCGGCGGTCAAATACTTTCAGGAGTCCGTTTTCGTCCGGTTCAACCTTGGAAAATTCATCATATCGCGAGAGAGATTCTCCGCCAAACTGGATGAATTTCAGAATCCATTCCCATTCATCTTCCCGCAGCGTTTGAAAAGCAAATGTCTGTTTTACTTCTTTGAAGATTTTATCCGGATCAAATCCCTCGGAAACCGCAAGTGTGACCAGGTATTGAATGAGCACATCAAACGGTTTTAAAACCGGGATTCTTGACTCCACTTTTTCTTCCTGAACGGCATCTTTCAAAGCAGCGGCTTCAATCAGTTCAAGTGCATGCGTGGGTACAAACCAGATTGTACTGATGGAGTTTGGTTGATGGCCGCTCCGTCCGGCACGCTGAATGAATCTTGCCACGCCTTTCGGGCTGCCGACCTGGATGACGGTATCTACCGGAGTGAAATCAACTCCGAGATCAAGGCTGGACGTACAAACCACAGTTTTTAATAAGCCGGAATGGAGTGCTTCTTCCACAAAATTTCTAACGTTTCGGTCCAGCGAGCCATGATGAATGCCGATCGTTCCCGCCAAATCCGGTTTTGCATCCAACAGTTTTTGGAACCAGATTTCGCATTGTGAACGGACATTCGTAAAAATGAGCGTTGACCCGCTTTTATCAAGAATCGGCAAGACTTTGTGAAGCAGGTTTGTCCCCAAATGACCCGACCATGGGAATTTCTCCACATCATCCGGCAGAACGGTTTTTACATTAATTTTTTTGTGGATATTCGCTTTGATGATGACGGCATCGGGAGGAGAGGGCGCGCCAAGCAGTACCTCAAACGCTTCATCAAAATTGCCGATGGTTGCCGAAATTCCCCACGTTTGCAGATCTTTATTCATGCCCCGAAGTCGTGATAATCCCAGTTCGGTTTGAGTTCCTCGTTTGGAGCCGAGCAGTTCGTGCCATTCATCGACAACAACGGTATTCAAATTTTTGAATCGTTTTGGATATCCTTTTTGTGCGAGCAAAACATGCAGACTTTCCGGCGTGATGATCAACACTTCCGGCATCTGCTTTTTCTGTTTCTGCTTGATGGAGGAAGAAACATCACCCGTTCGGCGCTGAATACTCCACGGGATTTCAAGGTCATTCACAACCTCGTGCATGATTTCTTCGAGATTTCGGGCGAGTGCACGCAGCGGTGTTACCCAAAGGAGTTGGAGTCCGTTATTCTCTTTGGTTTGATAACCTTCGGGATGGGCTTCAATCCACCGCATCAAAGCCGGCATAAAAAGGGCGAATGTTTTGCCGCTTCCGGTCGGGGCATTTAACAGTCCTGATTTTCCATCGAGAAAAGCCTTCCAGACCTCCCGCTGCCAATCAAACGGAGACCATTCTTTGGACTCGAACCACTTTTCTATGATGGATTGTGCTTGTTGCATGAATTGTATTTAAAAATTTCAAAGTGACCTGACAGCGTCACGGTGTAGTTCCGAGTCCTGTCAGCGTCGCACCATCAACGCTGTCAGGTCCTTCGGGCGCAGACAGATCCTGTAGTTACTAATTCGCAAACGAAGCCGTCAGATCGCTCAAAGCGGTCAGACGGCAAAATTTTAGCTGAATATACTCATCTGATGACTTTCTGATGATTGTAAAGTTGATTCTAAATTGAATGTAACGATGAATGCCGCCTAAATCGTTTTCCTGAAAAAACCGGCTGATTTTATAAGAGCTTGTAAAAAAAGAGAAATAGATTCATTTTTTTCTTGAAAATGGATGCAAAAAACGTCAACATAGAAGCGCTTACGTTATTTGAAAACCATAACATAGAATTAAACAGATTTACTGAATATGTGGCTCAATATTAAATCCTTTGAAGAGTACCAGGACGTTTACCAGGAAAGCGAAAAAGATCGCCTGAAATTTTGGGAGCATGAAGCCGGAACGTTTTATTGGAGAAAAAGCTGGGACAAGGTTCATTCCGGCGGATTTGAAAAAGGAGATATTAAATGGTTTGAAGGCGGGAAACTGAATATCACAGAAAATGCACTGGACCGCCATCTGAATACCATCGGCCATAAAACGGCCTTTATTTTTGAGCCCAATCACCCCGACAGTTTTCGCCGAACCATTACCTATCGTCAGTTATATGAGGATGTTTGCAGGTTTGCCAATGTTCTTGAGAGCAAAGGTATTGAGAAAGGCGACCGCGTCTGTATTTATATGGCGATGACGCCCGAATTGATTATTTCCGCTTTAGCATGCGCAAGAATTGGTGCGGTTCACTCTATTGTATTTGCAGGGTTTTCTGCACAATCATTGGCCGAGCGCATTCAGGATTGCGATGCTAAAATGCTGATCACCAATGATGGACTCCGCCGAGGTGACAAACACGTTCCGCTAAAAGATATTTCCGATGAAGCTCTTGAAAACTGTCCTTCGGTAAAAAATGTGATTGTCTGTCAGCGGACAAATCGTGAGATCGACTGGGTGGAAGGCCGCGACGAATGGTGGCATATGTTGATTCGAAACGCGTCCAAAAAACATAAGGCTGTTGAGATGGATGCGGAAGATCCTCTTTTTATTCTTTACACATCCGGTTCTACCGGTAAACCAAAGGGTGTTCTTCATACCTGTGGCGGGTATATGGTTTACACCAGTTACACTTTTAGAAATGTTTTCCAGGTTTCTGAGGAAGATGTCTATTGGTGTACGGCTGATGCAGGCTGGATTACAGGCCACTCGTATATTATTTACGGCCCACTTTTCAACGGGGCTACGGGAATTATTTTTGAAGGGGTACCGACGTATCCCGATGCAGGGCGATTCTGGGAAGTGGTTGAAAAGTACAAAGTCACTCATTTCTACACCGCTCCGACAGCCATCCGCGCTTTGATGAGTTATGATTTGGATTACGTGAAGAAGTACGACCTCAGTTCACTCAAAGTACTTGGAAGTGTGGGTGAGCCGATTAATGAAGAGGCGTGGCACTGGTATCATGATCATGTGGGTGGGGGAAAGAGCCCGATTGTGGATACCTGGTGGCAGACCGAAACCGGTGGAATTATGATTTCGCCACTTGCAGGAATTACTCCAACCAAACCAGGTTTTGCAACACTTCCGCTTCCCGGAATCAAGCCGATTTTAATGGATGAAAACGGCAAAGAAATTGAAGGAAATGCCGTCAGCGGAAATCTATGTATCAAGCATCCGTGGCCGGGAATTGCCAGAACCGTTTGGGGAGATCATGATCGATATCTGCAAACTTATATGAGCACGTATAAAGGATATTATTTCACCGGAGACGGATGTCGTCGAGACGAGGAAGGATACTACCGAATTACCGGCCGTGTGGATGACGTGTTGAACGTATCAGGACACAGGCTTGGAACCGCTGAGATTGAGAATGCAATTGATGAACATCCGAATGTGGTTGAGTCTGCAATTGTGGGCTATCCTCATGATGTGAAAGGACAGGGAATTTTTGCATTTATGATTTGTGAAAATGAACCTAAAGATCCTCATGATTTCAAAAAAGAGATCAATAATCTGGTAACAAAAATTATTGGCCCGATTGCAAAGCCCGATAAAATTCAGATTGTGCCCGGACTTCCGAAAACACGTTCCGGAAAAATCATGAGAAGAATTCTGCGGAAGATTGCAGCCAATGATCTCGAGAATGTTGGAGATACTTCAACGCTGCTGGATCCGGCCGTGGTGGAAGATATTAAAGAAGGAAAAGCGATTTAAAAATCCCCCTTTGAAGGGGGGAGCGAACGGTGTGAGCAGGGGGATGACTCATCATTTATGATTTTGATTGAGAAAATCCCTCTGATTTTCTAAAAAATTTTTGATAGAATCTGTCTCTCTTCAAAGGGAGATTGACAATCCTATCTTATAAGAAACCCAATCAACAAAAGGACCAGGCTGATGAAGAACAGGAACAGCCTGAAACGGGTACTGATAATGAGAGAGTGAAAAAGAAGCCCGTACGTTAACGGATATTCTTTCAGCCAGGAGTAGTAATGCTGCCGGTGTGCGGCACCCAACGCCATTGTTACGTGACCGTGAAGAATGGTGAGCATAAACGGGAGTCCAAAGATAATGGCACCCGGGAACGAAACAGCTTTGTGAATGCTGAAGATTTCACACAGGAAATAGAAGGGCCATGCGAAAATCAATAATAAAGGAACAGACAGTGCCCAGTTGATGTACGCAATCCGACGATAGTTGCTTTCATTTAATTCAGAACTCGACATCTTTACTATAATTTGAAAATTTGCCTGTTAAGATAGTTTACAGTTATTAAAACGTTTTTGTCAGTAGTTAGTTGTCAGTTGTTTTATACATCACACAACGGGCCAACCGACAACAAACAACTAACAAATCTTTCCTTCTATCAAATCTGGCTCGCAATCAACACTTCAATATCCCGGAAAGGCATTTCAAACTGATCGGCAAGGGCTTTTTTTGTGAGGTGTTTTTTGTAGGTGTATGCACCATTTCGAAGAGCTGTATTTTTCCAGAGGCAATCGTGAATTCCGGCTGAATCACCAAGTTCAATCAGGTAAGGGACAATCACATTATTTAAAGCGTAGGTGGCAGTTCGCGCTACATTTGAAGGAATGTTTGGTACGCAGTAGTGAGTGACTCCATA
It encodes:
- a CDS encoding ligase-associated DNA damage response DEXH box helicase produces the protein MQQAQSIIEKWFESKEWSPFDWQREVWKAFLDGKSGLLNAPTGSGKTFALFMPALMRWIEAHPEGYQTKENNGLQLLWVTPLRALARNLEEIMHEVVNDLEIPWSIQRRTGDVSSSIKQKQKKQMPEVLIITPESLHVLLAQKGYPKRFKNLNTVVVDEWHELLGSKRGTQTELGLSRLRGMNKDLQTWGISATIGNFDEAFEVLLGAPSPPDAVIIKANIHKKINVKTVLPDDVEKFPWSGHLGTNLLHKVLPILDKSGSTLIFTNVRSQCEIWFQKLLDAKPDLAGTIGIHHGSLDRNVRNFVEEALHSGLLKTVVCTSSLDLGVDFTPVDTVIQVGSPKGVARFIQRAGRSGHQPNSISTIWFVPTHALELIEAAALKDAVQEEKVESRIPVLKPFDVLIQYLVTLAVSEGFDPDKIFKEVKQTFAFQTLREDEWEWILKFIQFGGESLSRYDEFSKVEPDENGLLKVFDRRIAQRHRMSIGTIESDTMMRVKYLKGASLGRIEEWFISQLNVGDAFWFAGRNLELVRVKDLTAYVRKTTGSSSRVPAWLGGRMSLSSNMSELLRRKLQDAVNEMHDSIDLKTIEPIFDIQRKRSILPGNDQFLIEKSYSKEGCHCFFFPFEGRYVHEGMSALVAHRISKRMPITFSIAMNDYGFELLSDQDIPIEEALKHDLFSEENLVRDIRGSLNSTELAKRRFRGISQIAGLIFPGYPGNQKKSRHLQMSSGLFFDVFSEHEPGNLLLQQAHDEVLQHQLDEARLRQALQRIRKQEVVLNHVDRFSPFAFPIFVDRLREKLSSEKLIDRVKKMQKQLEEE
- the acs gene encoding acetate--CoA ligase; translated protein: MWLNIKSFEEYQDVYQESEKDRLKFWEHEAGTFYWRKSWDKVHSGGFEKGDIKWFEGGKLNITENALDRHLNTIGHKTAFIFEPNHPDSFRRTITYRQLYEDVCRFANVLESKGIEKGDRVCIYMAMTPELIISALACARIGAVHSIVFAGFSAQSLAERIQDCDAKMLITNDGLRRGDKHVPLKDISDEALENCPSVKNVIVCQRTNREIDWVEGRDEWWHMLIRNASKKHKAVEMDAEDPLFILYTSGSTGKPKGVLHTCGGYMVYTSYTFRNVFQVSEEDVYWCTADAGWITGHSYIIYGPLFNGATGIIFEGVPTYPDAGRFWEVVEKYKVTHFYTAPTAIRALMSYDLDYVKKYDLSSLKVLGSVGEPINEEAWHWYHDHVGGGKSPIVDTWWQTETGGIMISPLAGITPTKPGFATLPLPGIKPILMDENGKEIEGNAVSGNLCIKHPWPGIARTVWGDHDRYLQTYMSTYKGYYFTGDGCRRDEEGYYRITGRVDDVLNVSGHRLGTAEIENAIDEHPNVVESAIVGYPHDVKGQGIFAFMICENEPKDPHDFKKEINNLVTKIIGPIAKPDKIQIVPGLPKTRSGKIMRRILRKIAANDLENVGDTSTLLDPAVVEDIKEGKAI
- the pdeM gene encoding ligase-associated DNA damage response endonuclease PdeM, with translation MSSSITKIVQNQTWELLPEKAVFWKNRKTLIITDLHIGKSGHFRKSGIAAPAGINAKTLSRLGNLIESLQPDGLLILGDLFHSKANREWLEFEAWLEGFGTLDIQLVTGNHDLLHQSFYESANITVHEKLEINDFLFVHDPQELSGLKPSTTVVAGHIHPGISIKGKGRQSLRFPCFLFSDEKILLPAFGEFTGLHTIKPEEDEQVYAIVEESILEL